A single window of Phycisphaeraceae bacterium DNA harbors:
- a CDS encoding tetratricopeptide repeat protein, giving the protein MKTTTSADPLDVVIGADASNSRDPKAAAQHFATAEKAEAEGDRDRAIAEFRRAVAADPTDPRLFFRLAYALDLAGEEDEAIAMYERAVERPPAPINALINLAILYEDQGDYVRAERSLRQVLDTSPNHARARLYMKDIQASREMVIDDDQDKEKLKRSALLDTPVTDFELSVRARTCLKKMNIRTLGDLLKTTEAELLGYKNFGESSLVEIKQMLAANGLRLGQGVDDAHRAALRKVIEQIKGTGGSEVVLAKSVSDMALSVRARKALQLLNIQTIGDLVSHTEAELMGVKNFGATSLSEVKVKLNEMGLSLRHLDEA; this is encoded by the coding sequence TTGAAGACCACCACCTCTGCAGACCCCCTCGATGTCGTCATCGGGGCCGATGCCTCCAACTCCCGCGACCCCAAGGCCGCCGCGCAGCACTTTGCGACCGCCGAGAAGGCCGAGGCCGAGGGCGACCGTGATCGGGCGATCGCCGAGTTTCGGCGCGCGGTCGCGGCGGACCCGACCGATCCCCGCCTCTTCTTCCGCCTCGCCTACGCGCTGGACCTTGCCGGCGAGGAGGACGAGGCGATCGCGATGTACGAGCGGGCGGTGGAGCGGCCGCCGGCGCCGATCAACGCCCTGATCAACCTCGCGATCCTGTACGAGGACCAGGGGGACTACGTCCGCGCGGAGCGCAGCCTTCGCCAGGTGCTCGACACCTCGCCCAACCACGCCCGGGCACGCCTGTATATGAAGGACATCCAGGCGTCGCGCGAGATGGTCATAGACGATGATCAGGACAAGGAAAAGCTCAAGCGGTCGGCGTTGCTGGACACGCCGGTCACCGACTTCGAGTTGTCCGTTCGTGCCCGCACGTGCCTGAAGAAGATGAACATCCGCACGCTGGGCGACCTGCTCAAGACCACCGAGGCCGAGCTGCTGGGGTACAAAAACTTCGGCGAGTCCTCCCTGGTCGAGATCAAGCAGATGCTCGCGGCCAACGGCCTCCGGCTGGGCCAGGGCGTCGACGATGCGCACCGCGCGGCTCTCCGGAAGGTCATCGAGCAGATCAAGGGCACCGGCGGGAGCGAGGTGGTGCTGGCCAAGTCGGTCTCCGACATGGCCCTCTCCGTTCGCGCCCGCAAGGCCCTGCAGCTCCTGAACATCCAGACCATCGGCGACCTGGTCAGCCACACCGAGGCGGAGCTGATGGGCGTCAAGAACTTCGGCGCGACCTCGCTCAGCGAGGTCAAAGTCAAACTGAACGAGATGGGCTTGTCGCTACGGCACCTCGACGAGGCCTGA
- a CDS encoding prepilin-type N-terminal cleavage/methylation domain-containing protein — protein MRSRKAPSPSRAGFTLIELLVVVAIIAVLVGILLPSLAGARKAARTSICMSNMRQHAMGMLNYSTDSKGWLSTFSWEPGKAYSEWSDLNYAPSAPVAHAYQAVDAIRRFLARDAAMQPAVTDRLLSRNYSYLVLVAGGYFGSRLPEQGVVCPEDRDPLVWQSNFAANPTTTSPAVILQGTPDPDPAASAAFKRTLPFWSTYQTVPCAWSIQTGGNALHQANAGVPGYHLLYTYSPLYTRFNNTRLDQVMFPSGKVYLFDLWDRHKYSRRIFHAYPVAAQPLVFFDGSVTIRKTGDANPGWHPVTPDSPAPTRYLYTPGPGEPPTFTGASSEIVTGYYRWTRRGLRGVDYAGGEVR, from the coding sequence ATGCGATCACGAAAGGCACCATCGCCGTCCCGGGCCGGGTTCACGTTGATCGAGTTGCTGGTGGTGGTCGCCATCATCGCCGTGCTGGTCGGCATCCTGCTGCCCTCGCTCGCCGGGGCTCGCAAGGCGGCCCGGACGAGCATCTGCATGAGCAACATGCGGCAGCACGCCATGGGCATGCTCAACTACTCGACGGACTCAAAGGGGTGGCTCAGCACGTTCAGTTGGGAACCGGGCAAGGCCTACAGCGAGTGGAGCGATCTTAACTACGCTCCCAGCGCCCCGGTGGCCCACGCGTACCAGGCGGTCGATGCGATCCGCCGTTTCCTGGCCCGTGACGCGGCGATGCAGCCGGCGGTGACGGATCGGTTGCTGTCGCGGAACTACTCCTACCTCGTCCTCGTAGCGGGGGGCTATTTCGGCAGCCGGCTTCCGGAGCAGGGCGTCGTCTGCCCGGAGGACCGCGATCCCCTCGTCTGGCAGTCGAACTTCGCGGCGAACCCGACGACGACCAGCCCGGCCGTGATCTTGCAGGGGACTCCTGATCCGGATCCGGCCGCCTCGGCGGCGTTCAAGCGAACGCTGCCGTTCTGGTCCACCTACCAAACCGTCCCGTGCGCCTGGTCGATCCAGACCGGAGGAAACGCCCTACACCAGGCCAATGCCGGCGTGCCGGGGTACCACCTTCTTTATACCTATTCACCGCTCTACACCAGGTTCAACAACACCCGTCTCGATCAGGTGATGTTCCCCTCGGGGAAGGTCTACCTGTTCGACCTGTGGGACCGGCACAAGTACTCGCGGCGCATTTTCCACGCCTATCCCGTGGCCGCGCAGCCGTTGGTCTTCTTCGACGGTTCGGTGACGATCCGCAAGACGGGCGACGCGAATCCCGGTTGGCACCCGGTGACGCCGGACAGTCCGGCCCCGACGCGATACCTCTACACCCCCGGTCCCGGCGAGCCGCCGACGTTCACGGGCGCATCGTCCGAGATCGTGACGGGGTACTACCGGTGGACGCGCCGGGGGCTGCGCGGCGTGGACTATGCCGGCGGCGAGGTGCGGTAA
- a CDS encoding (2Fe-2S)-binding protein: MHEDDHVCLCFRVSLRKIRTFLDREDPPVASLISECLSAGTGCQWCVPFLKHLHAQHQRGELPDLNVSPQRYAEARISYHHDGVRDATVLPDPPREDDNSAYRTSPPA, encoded by the coding sequence ATGCACGAGGACGACCACGTCTGCCTCTGCTTCCGCGTATCGCTGCGGAAGATCCGCACTTTCCTCGACCGGGAGGACCCGCCGGTCGCCTCGCTCATCAGCGAGTGCCTCAGCGCCGGTACCGGCTGCCAGTGGTGCGTCCCCTTCCTGAAGCACCTCCACGCCCAGCACCAGCGCGGCGAACTGCCGGACCTGAACGTCTCCCCCCAGCGATACGCGGAGGCCCGCATCTCCTACCACCACGATGGGGTCCGTGACGCGACCGTTCTGCCCGACCCGCCGCGAGAGGATGACAACAGCGCTTACCGCACCTCGCCGCCGGCATAG
- a CDS encoding UDP-N-acetylmuramoyl-L-alanyl-D-glutamate--2,6-diaminopimelate ligase has translation MLVGDLISGLDIRPMTRADSWQSVRVCDITEDSRTALTGTLFVARRGEHADGRRFVPSAIAAGAVAVLTDDPSLQLPAGTHAGEPVALLTPDINLAGAQIAERFYGSPASRLAMIGVTGTNGKTTITFLIHQLLNALGVRTGLIGTVQIDDGREVAPATLTTPPAIELSRTLATMVESGCEAAVMEVSSHALHQRRVGALRFDIGVFTNLTGDHLDYHKTMESYADAKAMLFGLLGEDGVAVVNADDPWHERMVRGSRGRVLRCSMAGDPSLALRDGGRCGVVVRQADQRHTSEVLMGPWGALDASVRLIGAHNSMNLLQAVAAVHATGESLRPRRPLDAADLKAAVDGLSPPPGRLEPVSDSGDSVTVFVDYAHSDDAIRSVLGTLRATMSPADSGRLWIVFGCGGDRDRTKRPRMGAAAAELADRIIVTSDNPRTESPSTIIDEILAGIPAAARERTSIDADRERAIHRGIADAAPGDVVLIAGKGHEDYQILPDGRGGTVTRQFSDRLVARAALSARRSAVPEVVSRARPSTSTRVRRTEST, from the coding sequence ATGCTCGTCGGCGACCTCATCTCGGGGCTGGACATCCGCCCGATGACGCGCGCCGATTCGTGGCAATCGGTCCGCGTCTGCGACATTACGGAGGACTCGCGCACGGCGCTCACCGGAACGCTGTTCGTCGCCCGCCGCGGCGAGCACGCCGACGGCCGCCGGTTCGTCCCGAGCGCGATCGCGGCGGGCGCTGTCGCCGTGCTCACGGACGACCCCTCGCTGCAACTCCCGGCCGGGACCCACGCGGGCGAACCGGTTGCGCTGCTGACGCCCGACATCAACCTCGCCGGGGCGCAGATCGCCGAGCGGTTCTATGGGTCGCCGGCCTCCCGGCTTGCGATGATCGGGGTCACGGGGACGAACGGCAAGACGACCATCACCTTCCTCATCCACCAGTTGCTCAATGCGCTTGGGGTGAGGACAGGCCTGATCGGGACGGTGCAGATCGACGACGGTCGGGAGGTGGCCCCGGCGACGCTGACGACGCCCCCGGCCATCGAGCTGTCGCGGACGCTGGCCACCATGGTCGAGTCAGGGTGCGAGGCAGCGGTGATGGAAGTGTCGTCCCATGCGCTGCACCAGCGCCGGGTCGGAGCGCTGCGGTTCGATATCGGGGTCTTTACGAACCTGACGGGCGATCACCTCGACTACCACAAGACCATGGAGTCGTACGCCGACGCCAAGGCGATGCTCTTCGGGCTTCTTGGAGAGGACGGCGTGGCGGTCGTCAACGCCGACGACCCGTGGCACGAGCGGATGGTGCGGGGATCGCGGGGCCGGGTCCTGAGGTGCTCGATGGCCGGCGACCCCTCGCTGGCCCTGCGCGATGGCGGGCGGTGCGGCGTTGTGGTGAGGCAGGCGGACCAGCGGCACACCAGCGAGGTGCTCATGGGGCCGTGGGGGGCGCTCGATGCCAGCGTGCGCCTGATCGGTGCGCACAACTCGATGAACCTCCTGCAGGCCGTCGCCGCGGTGCACGCGACTGGAGAATCGCTCCGGCCGCGGAGACCGCTCGACGCGGCCGATCTCAAGGCTGCGGTCGACGGTCTCTCGCCCCCACCGGGCCGGCTCGAACCAGTTTCCGACAGCGGGGACAGCGTGACCGTATTCGTCGACTACGCCCATTCGGACGATGCGATCCGGAGCGTGCTCGGAACGCTGAGGGCCACGATGAGCCCCGCGGATAGCGGGCGGCTCTGGATTGTCTTTGGCTGCGGGGGCGATCGCGACCGCACCAAGCGTCCCCGCATGGGGGCCGCGGCCGCGGAGTTGGCCGATCGGATCATCGTCACCTCCGACAACCCACGGACGGAGTCGCCGAGCACGATCATCGACGAGATCCTCGCCGGGATCCCCGCGGCCGCGCGCGAGCGAACATCCATCGACGCTGATCGCGAGCGGGCCATCCATCGGGGGATTGCCGACGCCGCGCCGGGCGACGTGGTGCTCATCGCGGGCAAGGGCCACGAGGACTACCAGATCCTGCCCGACGGCAGGGGCGGCACGGTGACCCGCCAGTTTTCCGACCGGCTCGTGGCGCGAGCGGCCCTTTCGGCGCGTCGGAGCGCCGTGCCCGAGGTCGTTTCCCGCGCCAGGCCCTCTACTTCCACGCGAGTTCGCCGAACGGAGTCAACGTGA
- a CDS encoding UDP-N-acetylmuramoyl-tripeptide--D-alanyl-D-alanine ligase, whose product MSFWNPDTIRAAAGGLWLARPPVSAQSTAGVPADAPLAGVSTDTRSLRPGQVFLALKGEHFDGHTFLRDAVLVGSSLLILSDAGAIPAGGLPRQVGIIKVADTRRALLRLAAAYRKTLEKTRVIAVAGSNGKTTTKVLIQSVLSSRFRGTTSPKSFNNDVGVPLTILSASPSDQYLLCEVGTNAPGEIAALAEVIEPDVAVLTSIGREHLEGLGSLDGVAREEASLLAYLRPGGTAVVTADAPSLAEHLKVVPNLVTFGRSAHADLRLTGVEHVRTPAGDPALRFVVNDRQAYTIGLVGEHNAQNALAALAVGRRFGVTDEQAAAALMSAAPPPMRLQRAVIGGVEILNDAYNANPDSTIAAIQTLAAIGAGARRRVAILGDMLELGAAAPDSHRDVAQAVIDSGTIDQVIYVGHLSLYGADRLSSAGWADDRYTLLSDLDSDQPGMIASRLEPGDCVLLKGSRRMRLERIVEALKARHGPPTEPSPAAAVLRAPASRVPARN is encoded by the coding sequence GTGAGCTTCTGGAACCCCGACACCATCCGCGCCGCCGCGGGCGGATTATGGCTTGCCCGTCCACCGGTCTCCGCCCAATCCACCGCTGGCGTCCCCGCCGATGCGCCGCTGGCGGGCGTGTCGACCGACACCCGCTCGCTGCGCCCGGGCCAGGTCTTCCTGGCGCTCAAGGGTGAGCATTTCGACGGTCACACGTTCCTGCGCGATGCCGTGCTGGTCGGCTCGTCCCTGCTGATCCTCTCCGATGCAGGGGCAATTCCGGCGGGCGGGCTGCCGCGCCAGGTTGGCATCATCAAGGTGGCCGACACCCGAAGGGCCCTGCTGCGGCTCGCGGCGGCGTACCGGAAGACCCTCGAGAAAACGCGGGTGATCGCCGTGGCCGGGTCGAACGGCAAGACGACCACCAAGGTGCTCATCCAGTCGGTGCTGTCGTCACGCTTCCGCGGCACGACCTCTCCCAAGTCGTTCAACAACGACGTCGGGGTTCCGCTGACGATCCTCTCGGCGAGTCCTTCGGACCAGTACCTGCTGTGCGAGGTCGGCACGAACGCCCCCGGCGAGATCGCCGCCCTGGCGGAGGTGATCGAGCCGGATGTGGCGGTGCTCACATCGATCGGCCGCGAGCACCTTGAGGGCCTGGGGTCGCTGGACGGGGTAGCACGCGAGGAGGCCTCGCTCCTTGCGTACCTGAGGCCGGGCGGGACGGCGGTGGTCACGGCCGACGCGCCGTCGCTCGCCGAGCACCTGAAGGTCGTTCCCAACCTCGTGACATTCGGCCGATCGGCGCACGCGGACCTGAGGCTGACCGGCGTCGAGCACGTACGCACGCCCGCCGGGGACCCCGCGCTGCGGTTCGTGGTCAACGACCGGCAGGCGTACACGATCGGGCTGGTGGGAGAGCACAACGCCCAGAACGCGCTCGCGGCTCTCGCCGTGGGACGGCGGTTCGGCGTCACCGACGAGCAGGCGGCCGCCGCCCTGATGAGCGCCGCGCCCCCGCCGATGCGGCTCCAGCGGGCGGTCATCGGCGGCGTCGAGATCCTCAACGACGCGTACAACGCGAACCCGGATTCGACGATTGCGGCGATCCAGACGCTCGCGGCGATTGGGGCCGGTGCACGCCGGCGAGTGGCGATCCTCGGGGACATGCTCGAACTGGGGGCGGCCGCGCCCGACTCGCACCGCGACGTCGCGCAGGCGGTGATCGACTCCGGCACCATTGACCAGGTGATCTACGTCGGGCATCTGTCTCTCTACGGCGCCGATCGGCTCTCCAGCGCGGGCTGGGCCGATGACCGGTACACCCTGCTCAGCGACCTTGATTCCGATCAGCCGGGCATGATTGCCTCGCGCCTCGAGCCCGGGGACTGCGTGCTGCTCAAGGGTTCGCGCCGCATGCGGCTTGAACGGATCGTCGAGGCCCTCAAGGCCCGGCACGGGCCGCCGACAGAGCCGAGCCCGGCGGCGGCGGTGCTGCGGGCGCCGGCGTCCCGGGTACCCGCCCGGAACTGA
- the mraY gene encoding phospho-N-acetylmuramoyl-pentapeptide-transferase yields the protein MLYTLHNLLREFLEAHNLEWAFRILDQLTFRALAAALLAFFAVLFGGRPVIGWLRRKKIGDTGATDAEALRLAAHSKANTPTMGGLIIVGAILFSVLLLADVSNFYVQLGMIVLVWLAALGGFDDWLKLTAKARAAASGGAGGRQGLFAWEKLVFQLGLGLLVGYFTYRYGDTDAPADLAHVLNLPFQKTYDPPGAVAPYLVYLTRPVFIIWSILFVSGMSNAVNISDGMDGLAGGITVAAAFGLTVLAYIAGTSSVASFLLVPYVTHSEELAVFAAATTGACLGFLWWNCSPAQVFMGDTGALALGGILAYIALVIRQEILLLIMSGIFLIEIGSVMLQVGCFKITRGKRIFKVAPYHHHLHLSGWTEQQVVTRFWIISGILVVLALALIKVR from the coding sequence ATGCTCTACACGCTCCACAACCTCTTGCGGGAGTTCCTCGAGGCCCACAACCTCGAGTGGGCATTCCGCATCCTCGATCAGTTGACGTTCCGGGCCCTCGCCGCGGCTCTGCTCGCGTTCTTCGCCGTGCTCTTCGGCGGGCGGCCGGTGATCGGCTGGCTGCGGCGGAAGAAGATCGGCGACACGGGCGCGACCGACGCCGAGGCCCTGCGTTTGGCCGCCCACAGCAAGGCCAACACTCCGACGATGGGGGGACTGATCATCGTCGGCGCGATCCTCTTCAGCGTGCTGCTGCTGGCGGACGTGAGCAACTTCTACGTGCAACTGGGGATGATCGTCCTCGTCTGGCTCGCGGCCCTCGGCGGCTTCGACGACTGGCTGAAACTCACCGCCAAGGCCCGAGCCGCCGCGAGCGGGGGCGCGGGCGGCCGCCAGGGGCTGTTCGCCTGGGAGAAGCTGGTCTTCCAGCTCGGCCTTGGCCTGCTGGTGGGCTACTTCACCTACCGTTACGGCGACACGGATGCGCCGGCGGACCTCGCCCACGTCCTCAACCTTCCGTTCCAGAAGACGTACGACCCACCCGGTGCCGTGGCCCCGTACCTCGTCTACCTCACCAGGCCGGTGTTCATCATCTGGTCGATCCTCTTCGTGTCCGGCATGTCGAACGCGGTCAACATCTCCGACGGGATGGACGGGCTCGCAGGGGGAATCACGGTCGCCGCGGCCTTCGGGCTGACTGTTCTGGCTTACATAGCGGGGACCTCGTCGGTCGCGAGTTTTCTGCTCGTGCCGTATGTGACACACTCGGAAGAACTGGCCGTCTTTGCCGCGGCGACGACCGGGGCGTGCCTCGGGTTCCTCTGGTGGAACTGCTCGCCGGCACAGGTGTTCATGGGTGATACAGGGGCGCTCGCGCTGGGCGGGATCCTGGCGTACATCGCGCTGGTGATCCGTCAGGAGATCCTGCTCTTGATCATGTCGGGGATCTTCCTGATCGAGATCGGGTCGGTTATGCTGCAGGTGGGCTGCTTCAAGATCACGCGGGGCAAGCGGATCTTCAAAGTCGCGCCGTACCACCACCACCTGCACCTCTCGGGTTGGACCGAGCAGCAGGTGGTGACCCGCTTCTGGATCATCTCGGGGATCCTGGTGGTCCTGGCCCTCGCCCTGATCAAGGTCCGCTGA
- a CDS encoding terpene cyclase/mutase family protein, translated as MARTVAALLAAGALAAASPGSQPEPERPTGENRAAPQQGALPGPTAQNAPAEGEMTERLNAAVTAGLAALAAMQTEDGAFGAGTRYSKNVAITALAALAFLADGNIPGRGEYGDVVRKALEFILSSSSETGLLSSDANNGPMYGHGFATLFLGEIYGMTQGGGDTALAARVHETLVKAIRLIERTQNSEGGWRYNPVPYDADVSVTICQIMALRSARNAGIEVAKETIDRAVEYVRRCQNPDGGFRYQSTQGMSAWPRSAAGVASLYYAGIYEDNAIEKGLQYLVDKALPGGDPESRLHYFYGHYYAVQTMYLSGGERWAKWWPAVREEMLAKQIDGTWPDAAAGTPYGTAMALIVLQMPKRYLPIFQK; from the coding sequence GTGGCGAGGACCGTTGCGGCGCTGCTGGCTGCGGGCGCCCTCGCCGCGGCCTCCCCGGGCTCGCAGCCCGAGCCGGAGCGGCCTACGGGCGAGAACCGGGCCGCTCCGCAGCAGGGCGCTCTTCCCGGCCCGACAGCCCAGAACGCCCCGGCGGAAGGGGAGATGACCGAGCGGCTCAACGCCGCCGTCACCGCGGGCCTCGCCGCGCTCGCCGCGATGCAGACCGAGGATGGCGCGTTCGGCGCCGGCACTCGCTACTCCAAGAATGTCGCGATCACAGCGCTCGCCGCGCTCGCGTTCCTCGCCGACGGCAACATCCCGGGGCGCGGCGAGTACGGCGACGTCGTACGCAAGGCCCTCGAGTTCATCCTCAGCAGCAGTTCGGAGACCGGCCTGCTCAGTTCCGATGCCAACAACGGGCCTATGTACGGGCACGGGTTCGCGACGCTGTTCCTGGGCGAGATCTACGGGATGACCCAGGGCGGCGGCGACACCGCGCTCGCCGCCCGCGTTCACGAGACCCTCGTCAAAGCGATCCGGCTCATCGAACGGACCCAGAACAGCGAAGGAGGATGGCGCTACAACCCCGTCCCCTATGACGCCGATGTCAGCGTAACGATCTGCCAGATCATGGCCCTGCGGTCCGCCCGGAACGCCGGGATCGAAGTCGCCAAGGAGACGATCGACCGAGCCGTGGAGTACGTCCGACGCTGCCAGAACCCCGATGGGGGCTTCCGCTACCAGAGCACCCAGGGGATGAGCGCCTGGCCGCGCAGCGCGGCGGGCGTCGCCAGCCTCTATTACGCCGGCATCTACGAGGACAACGCGATCGAGAAGGGCCTGCAGTACTTGGTCGACAAGGCCCTCCCCGGGGGCGACCCGGAGAGCCGCTTGCACTATTTCTACGGCCACTATTACGCCGTGCAGACCATGTACCTCTCGGGCGGCGAGCGGTGGGCCAAGTGGTGGCCCGCGGTTCGCGAGGAGATGCTCGCCAAGCAGATCGATGGCACGTGGCCCGATGCCGCGGCGGGCACGCCATACGGAACGGCCATGGCCCTTATCGTTCTTCAGATGCCCAAACGGTACCTTCCCATTTTCCAGAAGTAG
- a CDS encoding BatA domain-containing protein, with the protein MTFLHPGIAIAGLLAVSLPIIIHIIMRRRRRPVMWGAMRFLLEAYRRQRKRLLFEQWLLLASRCLLVLLAAMAIAHPLLAGGRASGAAGRTVYILIDNSMTASARGTDGSESRAIERHKELAKGILSQLSGRVGSAAGNDAAGAGDRAALIAMAAPAEALVSPPSPDIAAVSRLVDSVEATDSRSDPGAALALAVSAIESDRSRRAESAPQDETFVVVISDFLDGSVDIAAVSTQPLPRLPDGVRLLVPRPAATATDNLAIGAVEPLRGVLLAPAAGTGASGAGGVRVSVRRSGPGVSRELSVPVNIRLAAVGERPSAGSNRPVTGLARFRAGQEETAITLQPPAVGDAQGPASSAVLVAQIEHPETRPGEAATAADSISDDNVFRRPIELRESLRVGLVAPKRFGERGRVDELEAAEWLRLALNPGGAGGVSDSGIEVIDIEPGALDLPRLAGLDAVALPRPDLITPDAWRRLRGFAAAGGLLLITPPGGEAGSAAAHTWTDAMVNSLSLPFAVSRETRVYDPGDPAARLVVNPAPGSGTGGESADVLSLVRAELAELARPVTVSRLLPIEIPAGTTIEAGERLLSMPDGSVVLWVGSPSMSASGETNGEAGSAKVDSGAQGLIVYLAAAPELDWTDLPARPLMVPLVQELIRQGVGRARGTFTSIAGRPPSLPSRTAELLRIPDPLSRTRDPAEEAASARISVDAATGRPAEPLRRAGLWRAVDERGAARGVVGVNPDSRASRVTPQPAADIERWLRGASEVPPTWIEPLQPGAGQAPAMPALASARASGSPFALPLLIAAGLLAMLETIVARHASHATLPATVPDGERIGAASAAGAAP; encoded by the coding sequence ATGACGTTCCTTCACCCCGGGATCGCGATCGCGGGTCTGCTTGCGGTGTCGCTCCCGATCATCATCCACATCATCATGCGGCGCCGGCGGCGACCGGTGATGTGGGGGGCCATGCGGTTCCTGCTGGAGGCGTACCGGCGGCAGCGCAAGCGGCTGCTGTTCGAGCAGTGGCTGCTGCTGGCCTCGCGGTGCCTGCTCGTGCTGCTGGCCGCGATGGCGATCGCGCACCCGCTGCTCGCGGGCGGGCGGGCCTCCGGTGCGGCGGGGCGCACGGTGTACATCCTGATCGACAACTCGATGACCGCCTCGGCGCGGGGCACCGATGGGTCGGAGAGTCGCGCGATCGAGCGACACAAGGAGTTGGCCAAGGGCATCCTGTCACAACTCTCGGGGCGGGTGGGCTCCGCCGCGGGCAACGACGCCGCCGGCGCAGGGGACCGCGCGGCGCTCATTGCCATGGCGGCTCCGGCGGAAGCGTTGGTCTCTCCGCCATCGCCTGATATTGCGGCGGTCTCGCGGCTGGTGGACTCGGTGGAGGCGACCGATTCCAGGTCGGACCCCGGCGCGGCCCTGGCCCTTGCGGTGTCCGCGATCGAATCGGACCGATCCCGCCGGGCCGAGTCCGCTCCGCAGGACGAGACGTTTGTCGTTGTGATCTCCGATTTCCTTGATGGCTCTGTCGACATCGCCGCGGTGTCGACCCAGCCGCTGCCGAGACTGCCGGACGGGGTTCGGCTGCTCGTGCCAAGGCCGGCCGCGACGGCCACCGACAACCTGGCGATCGGTGCGGTGGAGCCTCTGCGCGGCGTGCTCCTGGCGCCCGCCGCGGGAACTGGGGCGAGCGGGGCTGGGGGAGTCCGCGTCAGCGTTCGGCGCTCTGGCCCGGGGGTGTCGCGTGAACTCAGCGTGCCGGTGAATATCCGGCTCGCGGCCGTCGGCGAGCGGCCGTCCGCCGGTTCCAACCGGCCCGTGACCGGTCTCGCGAGGTTCCGGGCGGGCCAGGAAGAGACCGCCATCACCCTGCAGCCGCCCGCCGTGGGAGACGCCCAAGGCCCGGCGTCGAGCGCCGTGCTGGTCGCACAGATCGAGCACCCCGAGACTCGCCCGGGCGAGGCGGCCACCGCGGCGGACAGCATCTCGGACGACAACGTGTTCCGGCGTCCGATCGAGTTGCGCGAATCGCTCCGCGTGGGTCTCGTGGCCCCAAAGCGGTTCGGGGAGCGGGGACGGGTCGATGAACTCGAGGCGGCGGAGTGGCTCCGGCTCGCCCTCAACCCGGGCGGCGCCGGGGGGGTGTCCGACAGCGGCATCGAGGTGATCGACATCGAGCCCGGCGCGCTGGATCTGCCGCGTCTTGCCGGGCTTGACGCCGTGGCTTTGCCGCGGCCGGACCTGATCACGCCTGACGCCTGGAGGCGTCTGCGCGGTTTCGCGGCGGCCGGCGGGCTGCTCTTGATCACCCCCCCGGGGGGCGAGGCAGGGTCCGCGGCAGCGCACACGTGGACCGACGCGATGGTGAACTCGCTCTCGCTCCCGTTCGCGGTGTCGCGAGAGACGCGGGTCTATGACCCGGGCGACCCGGCGGCCCGCCTGGTTGTCAACCCGGCTCCGGGCTCTGGAACGGGCGGGGAGTCGGCCGACGTGCTCTCGTTGGTCCGCGCTGAACTCGCAGAACTGGCGCGACCGGTCACGGTTTCCCGGCTGCTCCCGATCGAGATTCCCGCCGGCACGACCATCGAAGCGGGTGAGCGGCTGCTCTCGATGCCCGACGGCTCGGTGGTCCTGTGGGTCGGGTCGCCATCGATGTCCGCGTCCGGCGAGACGAACGGCGAGGCCGGTTCGGCCAAAGTGGATTCCGGCGCACAAGGACTGATCGTGTACCTCGCGGCAGCACCGGAACTGGACTGGACCGACCTCCCGGCACGCCCACTGATGGTGCCTCTCGTGCAAGAGTTGATCCGGCAGGGCGTCGGCCGAGCCCGGGGCACGTTCACCTCGATTGCCGGCCGGCCCCCCTCTTTGCCGTCGCGAACGGCCGAACTGCTGCGGATCCCGGACCCGCTGTCTCGCACCCGTGACCCCGCCGAGGAGGCAGCCTCGGCCCGGATCAGCGTGGACGCCGCGACGGGCCGACCAGCTGAGCCGCTGCGGCGAGCGGGGCTGTGGAGGGCGGTCGACGAGCGCGGTGCGGCACGCGGCGTGGTGGGCGTGAATCCCGATTCCCGGGCCTCTCGCGTGACGCCCCAACCTGCGGCCGACATCGAGCGATGGCTCCGCGGTGCGTCCGAAGTGCCGCCGACCTGGATCGAGCCGCTGCAGCCGGGGGCGGGGCAGGCTCCCGCGATGCCCGCCCTGGCCTCTGCACGGGCGAGCGGTTCTCCCTTCGCCCTCCCGCTCCTCATCGCCGCGGGCCTGCTGGCCATGCTGGAGACGATCGTCGCCCGACACGCGAGCCACGCGACGCTGCCGGCGACGGTTCCGGATGGCGAACGGATCGGCGCGGCCTCGGCCGCCGGAGCCGCGCCATGA